ATGCATAGGGCGTGCCAAAAACAGCTTTTCGTAATTGCGATGACTTAAGGATTACATAGGTGAGTTTGTGTGTTTGCTAGACAGTCAGGTGTATGAAAAATAGGCAAAAAAAAGCCCTCTCGTAGTGAGAGGGCCATTTATTATTTTATACTTTTTTAGATACTTATTGAGATCCACCACGATTTATACTGTTCGAACTATCGTTTTGTTGAGGCTGAGCAGGGTCTTGATTCAAGTCTTGCCCCTTATCACCAGCAGAATCTCTTGTAGTACGTAAAATCTTTGTACAGTCATCTGGGTTATCAATATCATCTCCTCTAGCTGTAACTGCTGCTTCGTTTGCGAAGGCTTGAGTTGCAAAGAGACCTAAGAATAAAAAAGATGCTAATAGTTTTTTCATTTTATACCTCACATATTCAATTATAATCGAGTTTCATATAATCCCCAAATAGAGCCTATTTGCGGACAGAGTGCGACTTAAAAAGTTGCCACTCTACATATTTAAGTTAACACCAGCAGGCTTAACAATCGTCAGTAGCGACTGGAATGCCTTTGTCACTTGTAACGCCATTTTGTGCCCAGCCTTGGACTCGACCTTCTTGATTTCTCCGAAGTTGTCATAAGCAACGTTGATCTTACCTACTCTTTCCATAGCAATCTCAACAGGCTTACCTAGAGAGTTGTACTTGAATGAAAGAACTCTCTTCTTCTTAGTTTTTACTTCTTGGTCAATCATTTTAGTAATTCGACCTTTGCTATCATAGATAAGAAGAACAGCATTCTTCTTATTATATGCTTTTTTCAAGTTACCTTTTTTGTCATATTCAAAAGCTGTACGCCCTTTTCTATTAACGACTTCAGTAATCTTATTAAACTTCTTGTGGTACTTAAGCTCTACATACTCCCCTCTAGAAGATGACTTCTTAGTTAGGAGACCTTTGTCATTATAGTCAAAAGTTGTAACTTCTTTTCCACGAGTAATTTTAAGTGGTAGTGAACAACACTCTGAGTAGATAGTTTCAGTTCTAAGACCATTGATGTCTGTTAGAATTCTATAAGTATAGTGAGCACCATCTGGTTTAGTTTTGATTTCATACTCATATCTATTACTTACTTCTCTACCTGTTGGAGATTTCTTCTTAACAATTGTCCAGTAGTGAAAATCAGGATTCTTTGGATTTGAATCGTAATCATAACTTGTTAGCTCACCATTTTTCTCTTTCACTGAAGCTACGAACATCGTTTTCTTATGGTATTTGATGTCCATAGAGCTACCGTCTTTATAAGTAATCTTCTCTAGGTTGTGATTAGAGTCATATGAATACTTAAATACGTTTCCAGCAACATCTGTAGATTCAACAAGATTATCGCCCTCATACTTGTAAGTTGTCTTTTTCTTACCTGTAGAGCTGATGTGCTTAATTTTATTGTCTGGATACCACTCGAAGAAAAGTTGCTTTCCTTGAGAGTCTTTGATCGACTTTAACTGCTTATTAGACCAGTTAAGGTTTACATAGTAACCATTCTTATTTTTAACTCTAATTAGTTTCCCATCAGAGTTGAAATCTTCTACTTTTCCATCATTAAAGCTTCTTCTATAACCCTTAGATGTTTTTTCAACTTTCTGAAGACCTCTATTATTAGAGTAAAGAACCGACCCAACAGCAATATTAGCTTGAACCTTCCATCTCTTAGCGTAGACTTGTCTAAGCTCAGCATTGTTCGTTAGGTTTTTAATGAGTTTGTCTGCAACGTTTTGAGGTACCTGAGACTTCTTTCTCATTGCTTCAACAATTTCTTGAGCCGCTTTCTTTGGGTCTACTGCCTTTTTTGGAACAAATCTAGACTGAGCCCCTGAACCACTTTCATAAATGACTACTGAACCGTCAGCTGATGGAACGAGATATGTTTCATAATCTGATCCCCAACCAAATCCAACCCAACCTTTATGTGGTGATTTCGAGTTATAATTTCTTAAAAACTCTAAATCTTGTCCTCCACCTGGGACAACAATATCAGAGTAAGAAATATAGAAGTTACCATTTTTTACGTTAACTCCGGCCATTGCCGTGAACGGAATCAACAATAGGAGTAGCAATTTTTTAAGAAAGTTCATCATTATGTCCTTTTTAAACCCATTAAGTTTTTTGGTTCCTCTATCTACAGTTCGGAATAACTTTACTCGGACTTTAGGGAATTATAGAAA
This region of Halobacteriovorax sp. GB3 genomic DNA includes:
- a CDS encoding DUF6531 domain-containing protein, with the protein product MMNFLKKLLLLLLIPFTAMAGVNVKNGNFYISYSDIVVPGGGQDLEFLRNYNSKSPHKGWVGFGWGSDYETYLVPSADGSVVIYESGSGAQSRFVPKKAVDPKKAAQEIVEAMRKKSQVPQNVADKLIKNLTNNAELRQVYAKRWKVQANIAVGSVLYSNNRGLQKVEKTSKGYRRSFNDGKVEDFNSDGKLIRVKNKNGYYVNLNWSNKQLKSIKDSQGKQLFFEWYPDNKIKHISSTGKKKTTYKYEGDNLVESTDVAGNVFKYSYDSNHNLEKITYKDGSSMDIKYHKKTMFVASVKEKNGELTSYDYDSNPKNPDFHYWTIVKKKSPTGREVSNRYEYEIKTKPDGAHYTYRILTDINGLRTETIYSECCSLPLKITRGKEVTTFDYNDKGLLTKKSSSRGEYVELKYHKKFNKITEVVNRKGRTAFEYDKKGNLKKAYNKKNAVLLIYDSKGRITKMIDQEVKTKKKRVLSFKYNSLGKPVEIAMERVGKINVAYDNFGEIKKVESKAGHKMALQVTKAFQSLLTIVKPAGVNLNM